In one window of Fulvia fulva chromosome 5, complete sequence DNA:
- a CDS encoding Electron transfer flavoprotein subunit beta codes for MATKLRILVPVKRVIDYAVKPRVNKAQTDVERNVKHSMNPFDELSIEEAVRMREKKKPVEDILAFSAGPAKSQDIIRTAMAMGADRGIHVVEEKTELEPLGVAKLLQKVVEQEDRNLVILGKQSIDDDANQTGQMLAGLLNWPQATSASQVEIDGDHVTVTREVDGGVETLKTKLPMIITTDLRLNEPRYASLPNIMKAKKKPLEKKTMADYGIDATKRLKHVKVAEPAPREGGGKVEDVDGLISKLKELGAL; via the exons ATGGCGACCAAGCTCAGGATATTAGTGCCAGTCAAGCGCGTGATCGACTATGCC GTCAAACCACGAGTCAACAAAGCGCAGACGGACGTCGAACGAAATGTCAAGCACAGCATGAACCCATTCGACGAGCTATCGATCGAGGAGGCGGTCCGGATGCGggagaagaagaagccaGTGGAAGACATACTCGCATTCTCCGCTGGTCCAGCAAAGAGCCAAGATATCATTCGCACAGCAATGGCGATGGGTGCGGATAGAGGCATCCATGTTGTGGAAGAGAAGACAGAGCTGGAGCCGCTGGGCGTGGCGAAACTGTTGCAGAAGGTCGTGGAGCAAGAAGACCGGAACCTGGTGATCCTGGGCAAGCAGAGCATCGACGACGATGCGAACCAGACCGGACAAATGCTTGCAGGACTTCTAAACTGGCCTCAAGCGACATCGGCGAGCCAGGTTGAGATCGACGGAGACCACGTGACTGTGACGAGAGAAGTGGATGGCGGTGTGGAGACGCTGAAGACAAAGCTGCCCATGATCATTACCACCGACCTGAGACTGAACGAGCCGAGGTACGCCAGCTTGCCCAACATCATGAAGGCGAAGAAGAAGCCGCTCGAGAAGAAGACTATGGCGGATTACGGCATCGACGCGACGAAGCGGCTGAAGCATGTAAAGGTAGCCGAGCCGGCGCCTCGAGAGGGAGGAGGCAAGGTCGAGGACGTCGATGGGCTGATATCGAAGCTTAAGGAACTAGGCGCGCTGTAA